TCCGGCGGCACGCTGGCGCGACGGCGTTAACCTTCGTTAATTTAACCTCAGGGATCTGATATGAAAATTGCACGTCAATTCGCGCTGGCTGCCAGCGTCGCACTGCTGGCGTTTAGCGCCGTCGCTGCCGAGAACTACAGCGGACCGCTGAAAGTCGGCACCACCGCCGCCTTTGCGCCGCCGCTGGAAACAGCGGTGGCCGAAGCGAAGAAACAGGGTTTGAACGTTGAGTTGGTGGAGTTCACCGACTGGACGGCGCCAAACGTCAGCGTGGAAAACGGCGACATCGACGTCAACCTGTTCCAGCATAAGCCGTTCCTTGAGAACGCCAACCAGCAGGGCGGATTCCATCTGGTGCCTTTTGCTCCCGCCATCATCAACAATATCGGCCTCTATTCGAAAAAACATACTGCGATTGACCAGATTCCCGATGGCGGCACGGTGGCAATTGCTAACGATCCGATCAACGGCGCGCGCGGCCTGCTGCTGCTGCAAAAAGCCAAACTGATTACGCTGAAACCGGGCGCGGGTCTCAAATCGACCGTGGATGACATTGTCAGCAATCCAAAGCATCTGAAGATTATCGAAGTGGAAGCGGTGCAGCTGTCGCGATCGCTGGATGAAGTCGATTTAGCGCAAGGCTATCCGCACTATCTGCGCCTGTCGAAGACCATCGATCCCAACAAGGCCTTGCTGTTTGATGGCCTTGAGCATCCGGAATATGTGATTCAGTTCGTGATTCGTGATGGCCATCAGAACGATCCGCGCCTGGCGAAGTTTGTCGATATCTACCAGCATTCACCGGTAGTGCGCGCCAAACTGGATGACTTCTACGGCAAGCTGTATCAGCCGGGCTGGAGCCAGTAAGCATGGTTAGCCTGACGCTACCCGGCGAGCGCGATGCGTTGCTGTCACCGACGGCCGAGACGGCAGGGAGAGTGCACGTGCAGATTCGCGGCTTAAGTAAACGCTATCCCGGACAAAGCCTGGACGCATTGAAAGCGGTCGATCTGCAGGTTAAGCGCGGCGAGATTTTCGGCATTATTGGCCGCAGCGGCGCCGGAAAATCAACGCTGATTCGCTGCCTTAACCGGCTGGAAAATCCGACAAGCGGGCAGGTGGTGATTGACGGCATCGATCTCGGCAGCCTGAGCGATCGTCAGCTGGTAGATTGGCGACGTCGTACCGGCATGATTTTCCAGCACTTCAATTTGCTCTCTGCCAAAACGGTGCGTGAAAACATTGAGCTGCCGATGAAAGTGGCGGGCGTGCCTGCGGCTGAGCGGCGGCGCAAGGTGGATGAATTGCTGGCGCTGGTGGGGCTGGAACAGCGCCAGCACGCCTGGCCTGCGCAGCTGTCCGGCGGCCAGAAGCAGCGGGTCGGCATTGCGCGCGCCTTGGTGCACGATCCTGAACTGCTGCTGTGCGATGAGGCAACCTCGGCGCTCGATCCGGAAACCACGCGCGCGATTCTGGCGTTGCTGAAGAAGATCAATCAACAGCGCCACATCACCATCATTTTGATCACCCATGAGATGGACGTGGTACACGATCTTTGTCATCAGGTGGCGGTGATCGATCAGGGCGAAATTATTGAGCGCGGGCCGGTGTGGCAGGTGTATAGCGATCCGCAGCAGGAGACCACGCGGCAACTGCTGAATCCGCAATTCAGCGCGCTGCCGGAAGCGATTCAACCGCTGTTGACGCCGATGCGCCAGCGTACCGATTCGCGTCTGCTGGTGCGGCTGCGCTACACCGGACAAGGCGCGCAGCCGGATTTGGCCGCGCTCAGTACGCGCGTTGCCGGTGAGCTGACTCTGCTGTTTAGCGCGGTGGAGTGGGTGGATGGCAAACCGACCGGGCAGATGTTGCTGCTGCTGGAAGCGTGCCATGAATCTGACGCTGCGCGTGCACTATTAACCTCTGTTGCTGACCAACTGGAGATTCCGGGCTATGTCACTGGCTATTGATCGTTTATGGGTGGGGCTGCTGGATACGCTGCTGATGGTTGGCGTGTCGTCGCTGCTGGCGCTGGCCTTGGGCTTGCCGATGGCGGTGATTTTGGTGGTGACTGGACGCGGCGATCTGTTTCCCAGTCCGCTGCTGAATCGTGTGCTTGGCTGGGTGGTGAACCTGTTCCGTTCGATTCCGTTTTTGATCCTGATGGTGGCGCTGATCCCCTTTACCCGCTGGATCGTCGGCACCACCTACGGCGTGTGGGCGGCGGTAGTGCCGCTCACGCTGGCGGCAACACCGTTCTTTGCGCGTATCGCCGAAGTGAGCCTGCGTGAAGTGGATAAAGGATTGACCGAAGCGGCGCAGGCGATGGGTTTTCATCGCTGGCATATTATATGGCATGTGCTGTTGCCCGAAGCGCGGCCGGGCATCGTCAGCGGATTTACCATTACGCTGGTGACGATGATTAATGCCTCCGCGATGGCCGGCGCGATTGGTGCCGGTGGTTTGGGCGATCTGGCATATCGCTATGGTTATCAGCGCTTTGATATGCAGGTGATGCTGACGGTGATTGTGGTGCTGGTGGCGTTGGTCACGGTATTGCAGTTTTTTGGCGACAGGTTGTCGCGCAGGCTAAATCACCGCTGAAATTAAAAAAGCGCAATAAATTGCGCCGCTACGATATGTGCATGTATTTGTAGCGGCGCGATTCATCGCGCTCTGTTGACCTTCGTATTGCTATCTGATCTGCAGTTCCCCTAGCGCTGCCAGCAACGCATCGACTTTGGGAAGCAGCTGTTTGCGGCGCGGCCAGATCAGCGTTAAGGCTAAACCTTCCGGCTGCTGTTCGGGCAGAATGATCTGCAGATCGCCGCGCGCCAGCGGCTCACGTATCAACCATGATGGCATCTGCGCGACGCCAAGCCCGCCACACACCGCCTGCACTTGTGCATCCACATCGCCCAGCGCCATACGGTGCGGCACGTTGCGCCAGTGTGGATAACCATCTTCGGTAGTGAATAACCACGGTTTGGTGCTGCCATCGACGCGTTCATACAGGATCGCCTGATGCTGTAACAGCTCGCTTTCACTGTTCGGTCGACCGACGCGCGCCAGATAATCCGCTGAGGCGCAAAACACCATGCGTTCGCGACCCATCTGGCGACAGCCGAGCGAGGCGGGCAGATCGGGCGATCCGCCAATGCGCACCGCCACGTCAATTCCCTCGTCAAAGAGATCGATAAAACGATCGGAAAACGTCAGATTCAGTTCGACATCCGGATGCTGCTGACAAAAGGGAATCAACAGCGGCATCACGCTGAGGCGACCGTAAGTATTCGGCACCGCGAGGCGCAAGCGGCCAGAGGGAATGGTGCGCTGCGCCGCCAGCACCGCTTCGGCTTCAGCCAGCTCCTCCATAATGCGCAAACAGGTTTGGTAATAAGCGTTGCCAGCGTCGGTGAGTTTCAGGCTGCGCGTGGTACGCTCCAGCAGGCGCGAGCCGAGGCGTGTTTCCAACCGCGTTACGCTCTTACTCACTGCGGAACCGGTTAAGTGCAGACGCTCGGCAGCCGCGGCAAAGCTGCCGCTCTCCACGCTGGCGACAAAGGGGACGATATCTTTCAGGCGTTGATCGTGCATTGATTAGTGAACTCAGGTTGTGAATGCCGTGAATTAATGCCAGAGATAGGAATTTAATTCTCTATTAAACTCATCATTACTGAAACTGAGGAGAATTAAAATGCAAAAGCAGGCATTGATTGTAGGCATCAGCGGCGTTATTGGGCGCGCGCTGGCAGAAAAACTGCAGCGCGAAGGCTGGCAGGTAAGCGGCTTATCACGTGGACGCGGCGCGGTGCCGGAAGGCTGTCGCAGCCTGACCGCCGATCTCACGGATGCAGACGCGGTGCGTGCCGCGTTGGCGCAGGAGAAGCCGGATGCCCTGTTCTTTAGCGTGTGGTCGCGTCAGGAAAATGAGAAAGAGAACATTCGCGTTAATGGCGGCATGGTGCGTAACGTGATTGAAGCCTTGGGTGAACGCCTGAATGGCGCGCATGTGGCGCTGGTAACCGGCCTGAAGCATTACCTCGGTCCCTTCGAAGCCTACGGTAAAGGCGCGGTACCGGTTACGCCCTTCCGCGAGGAGCAGGGTCGTCAGCCGGTCGATAACTTCTATTACGCGCAGGAAGACGAAGTCTTTGCCGGTGCGGAGAAATATGGCTATCGCTGGAGCGTGCATCGTCCGCACTCCATCGTCGGTTTTGCGCTGGGTAACGCGATGAATATGGGCCAGACGCTGGCGGTTTACGCCACGTTGTGTCGCGAGCAGGGCTTGCCGTTTATTTTCCCAGGCTCGCCAGAGCAGTGGAACGGTGTTTCCGATGTGACCGATGCCGGTTTGCTGGCCGAGCAGTTGCTGTGGGCAGCGACGGCGGCCGAAGCGGCCAATCAGGATTTCAACGCAGTGAACGGTGATGTGTTCCGCTGGAACTGGTTGTGGCCACGTCTGGCGGCCTATTTCGGCGTGGAAGCGGCGGCGTATCCGGCGCAGATGATGCCGCTGGAAGGGCGCATGCAGGAAGCGGCGGACGCCTGGCGTGATGTGGCAGCGCGTTATCAGCTGCGCGAAGCGGACATTACTAAGCTCGCATCCTGGTGGCACACCGATGCCGATTTGGGCCGTCCGATGGAAGCCTTTACCGACATGAGCAAGAGCCGCAAAGCGGGCTTCACCGGCTATCGTTCCACGCTGGATTCATTCACACAGCTGTTTGATCGGCTGAAGGCGGAGAAGGTCATTCCGCAGTAAAAGCTCGCTGAATTAAAAGGGCGGTTCGCTGGAATCGCCCTTTTTTATTGCAATATGGCGGGCCAGACTTATAAAGAAAAAAGAACGGCCTAAGCCTTAGTTATATTATAACGCCATGCTAAGGCCGTTTTTGCCATTACTTTTTCTTGTAGACGATGGCGGTACCATATATTTTGTTATTGGTATTCGCTGAGGTAACAATATAAATATCGCCACCTTTTTCATCGGCCTTTTTCGACAGCTCCTCTTTAGCACTGGCAGCATCGGTTTCACCTGAGGTAGAAATCTCGCCCACCTCAACATACTGATCTTTGACCTTTTCAAACTCTACTTTTGTCATTAGCTCTGCAGCAAAGGCGCTAAATGATAATGAGCTTGCTAATAATACGAAAATTAATTTTTTCATACGTGTCCTTGGATGAGGTAAATGATGGGAATAGTTCTCTTATTGCTATTATTTTATAGTTTACAAATGTGACCTTTACCATGTGACTGCGCTAATTTTTAATCTTCTGCTTCGTGTGTCTCGCATCAAAACAATAACCTTATAGGTATTACTACTTCACTTCAGTACCACCCCATCCAGCAGAGCTATTCTGGTAGCACGCCGATGCCGATTTGGAGCGTTCTTTTTCTCATCGTCAGTGCAGCTCACAGGACCGCCTGGTCAATCCGCAATTTCATGGTTATCCCCAAAACCTCTTGCCGGTCACAATTTAATCGAACCCTCATGGTGAAAAGTGGTTGAGTCTCACAAAACATTAGAAACATTCTTGTATGGCAGTTAATCAAATGTAAATCATTAACGCATAACTCCTGACAAGGTGCTGCTGATGATTAACCGTTCCGAAGAGAAACCCATCAAGTTGAGAAACATGCTGGCCTATGGCGGCGGCGATGTTTTTGGTGGCGGCAGTTTCACGATACTTGGCCTCTGGCTAATGTATTTTTACACCACTTACGGCGGATTAAGCCCGGCAGAAGCCGGTGCCGTTATCGCTTTCGCACGGCTGCTGGACGCCTTTTTTGATCCGTTAATGGGCTATGTCACGGACCACTTCTGGCGCAATCGTCTTGGTCAGCGCTTTGGTCGCCGTGGCTTTTTCTTCCTGATCGGCGCACCGCTGGTGTTCTTCAGCTACATCATGATGTGGGTGAGCGACATGGGATTCGCTTACTACCTCGCCACATACATCTTGTTCTACGCCTGCTACACGCTGGTTATCGTGCCTTACGAAACGCTGGCGGCAGAAATGGCCCACGATTTCCATGTGCGCTCCCGTCTCACCGGCGTCCGCATGTTCTTTTCCATGGGCGCGGGCATTCTTGCCGCCTGGCTTCCAGGGGCAATTATTGCTGTGCTGGGTGATGATGCGTCATCCTCCTTCCTGTATATGGCGGTTATCTTTGCCACGCTCTTCGCTATCGTGATTTTTGGGCTCTACTTCTTTACCTGGGAGCGCGCCATTGAAATCACTGAGAAGCCTGCGCCGGTTGAGTTCAAGCGCGATATGAAAGCGCTGTTTCGTTCACTGCTCTCCACCTTCCAGGTGCGTACTTTCCGTCAGCATGTTGGCATGTATCTCGGGGCTTATGTGGCGCTCGATGTACTTGGTGCCGTGCTGGCTTATTACATCATCTTTGTCCTGGGCCATAGCGCCATCGATGCCGCTAACAGCATGACCTTTATGTCAGTAGTGCAGTTCTTCTGCATCGCGGCGTGGATTCCGTTCTGCATTCATATTGGCAACGGCGCGGCCTATAAGCTGGCGCAGTACCTGATGCTGACCAGCGTGGCGCTGTTTATCAGTTTCTACGCGTTTGGCAATAGCGCGCAGATGTGGATGGTATGGGGTGCGGCCATTGTGATGGGAATGGGACGTTCGGGGACGCAGTACGTTTGCTGGAACATCTACAGCTTTATTCCTGACGTGGATGAAATGCTGACGGGCCAGCGTCGCGAAGGCATTTTTGCTGGCGTGATGACGTTTGTGCGCAAAGCGGTGCAGGCGGTGGCGCTGTTTATCGTTGGGTTGGTACTGCAATCCTATGGTTTTGCCGGCAAAGGTGCGGTGAGCCAGCCACCTGAAGCCGTTCACGGCATCGCGCTGGTGTTTGGTATTGGCGCGCTGATCTTCCTCGTCGTCGGCCTATTTAGCGCACGCGGCTTCAGCCTGAATCGCAACAATCACGCGCTGTTAATCGCCGAGATCCAGCGTCGTCACGCAGGTGGCAATGGCGCTGAAGCGTCCGCTGAGACGCGCGCAGTGGCCGAAAAACTTACCGGCTGGCCGTGGGCCAGTTTATGGGGCAAGAACGATATTATGCAGCGCATTGATCCACGCGCTGAAAACCTTACGGCTAAAGGAAACCAGCAACATGACACGCATAACCTTTGAGATCATGCAGTCCACCATCGAACAGGCCCTGCTCAACGCTGGAATGGCGGCTAAACCCGCCGCACTGTGCGCACAAATTCATACTGAGACCAGCTGTGACGGTATTCCGTCGCACGGCCTCAACCGGGTAGCGCGCTTCGTCGATTACCTGCAAAAGGGGTGGGTTGATGCGCATGCGGTGCCGGAACGGGTAAAAAGTCTTTCCGTAATGGAAGTATGGGATGGACAGCGCGGAGCGGGCATTACCAATGCTGTTCTGGCTGTCGATCGCGCGACAGAGTTAGCGCGTGAGCACGGGATGGGGCTGGTGGCCATGCGCAACACAACGCACTGGATGCGTGGAGGCACCTATGGCTGGCGTGCGGCAGAGCAAGGCATGGCAGCGATTTGCTGGACTAACACCGAATCCTGCATGCCAGCATGGGGGGGTAAAAATACTCGCCTCGGGAATAACCCTTTTGTGATGGCGGTGCCAGGCAAGCAGGGGCCGCTGGTGCTGGATATGGCGATGTCACAATATTCGTATGGCAAGTTGCAGGTGACGCGTCTGCAAGGAGAACAGCTGCCGTATCCTGGCGGCTTTGATCAGCAAGGAAACCTGACCCGCGATCCCGCGCCCATCGAGCAATCCATGCGCATTCTGCCCACCGGTTTCTGGAAGGGCTCCGGCATGGCGATTTTGCTGGATGCGATGGCTGCGCTGCTGTCGGGGGGCAGCTGTACTGCTGAGATCGATGCTATCCAACAAGGCAGCTGTACCGGCGCTAGTCAGATCTTTATGGTGTTCGATCCCGCGCAGCTAAGCGGCAAAGCGTTTACTGAGCAGTTGGCTGAAACTATCCAGCAGTATGTGAATGGATCCGCTGTGGCGGAAGGATTTAGCAGCGTCACCTGGCCGGGTCAGCGTCAAAAAGCCACGCGTGAACGTAACAGATCGGAAGGCATTCCGGTGGATGAGGGCGTTTGGCGTGAAGTGCAGCAGTTGGCAGCGGGCGGTTGAGATGCAAGGGGGATTAAAATCCCCCTTGTTTATTTCGTCTTCACTTCAGCGTCACCCAGCGCTTCCCCACCAGCACCGTCATCGCCACAATCGTCACGATCGCCGCCAGATGCATGACAAAATCCAGCGGATGCAGATGCACCGGGTGACAAAATGCCAGTAGCGTCACCGCCATGCAAGAAACGCCCAGTCCTGCCATGGCTAAGCTGCGTACCGGATGCAGCGCGCGGGTGCGGCGCAGGCTGGCGATCATCAGCACCATCATGGGTGTGCTCACCACCAGCAGAAAGGTAAAGCAGCGCGTGCTGTCGTTGTCGTGCACCAGCGGCACTTCGCCGGGAATCTGGCTGAGGCTCATGCCCAGCCACAGCAAACCGATCGGCAGCAGCGCTTTCCAACTGATGCTGCGACGTCCAGCGATGCTCATATCAAAGGCGCTGCGGATCGCCAGCGTGCCGAGTACAAAGGCCAGCGCCAGTTGAGACATTGCCTGCAGCGCGCCGGGCTGTGCCCAATCGGTGAAACTGCGCTGCACCAATAGGCTGGCGGCAATCCCGCAGGGTAACGCCAGCAGCAGCCAGGCGAAGACGCGCCAGCCGGTAGATCGCAGCGGCTTAACCGGGCGCATCTCGCGTCCGAGTTTTTCAATTAACAGCTCATGATCGGTCATGATTGGCTCCAAAGCGGCGCAGATTGGTTAATGCGCGGTGCAGCAGCGATTTCACCGCCGACACACTTAAATTGTTATGCGCGGCCGCTTCCGTCAGGCTCATTTCGCGCAGATGCACATGTTCAACAATGTCGCGCTGACGCGCCGGTAGCTGTCGCAGATAACCGGCCAGCTCTTCCTGCGACTCCTGCCGCGGCGCAATGGGGGCGCTGGCCGCTTCCGGGAGTGCCTCGTCATTCACTTCCCACTGCTGATGACGACCCCGTCGCCGCAGTGCATCAATGGCGCGCGCCGAGATAATTGCCAGCAGCCAGGGTAAAAAAGGGTAGGCGGAATTATAGGTGTGACGCACCCGATGCACCGTTAGCAGCACATCCTGAATCACATCTTCAACCAGCGCCTCATCAGAGATCTGTTTACGCACTTGCGAACGAATCACCGGCACCAGCGCTTTTAGCAGTCGGGTATAGGCGAGCTGATTACCCGCCTGCGCCTGTTCCATTAGCGCGGGCCAACTTTCGCGCGCGCTATCGCTTGTTTGCATAATCCGCCTTGTTGTTCTTACGCCTTCTTGCTCGCCGCCTGGTTTAGCGCATTCACTACAATGCTCGGTGTCAGCACCTGCGGCAGCACTTTCGGTGGTCCGCCGTCGGCGGGGTAAACCAGATACATCGGTAATCCGCCCTGACCGAACTCACTCATGGTGTCATCCACGTCCGGGTTAAATTTAGTGGAATCTGCCACCATGTACAGCGTGCCGGTTTTGGCTAAGGCATCTTTCACCGCCTGGGTGGAGAGCGAGGTTTTCTCGTTCACCTGGCAGGTGATGCACCAGGAAGCGGTGAAATCGACGAAGATGGCTTTACCGTGTCCACGCTGCGCTGCAACTGCTTGCGGCGTCCATTTGGCTTTAATGACGTCTGCCGTAAGTTGATCGCCCGCCAGTCCCGCGCCAGGTTTCATCAGGCTGGGGAGCGGGGCGATGACCGCGACAATCAGCACTGCCGTTACCGCAAACAGCACTTTATGACTTTTACCGGCAAAGTGACGATGTTGCGCCATACCGTACAACCAGCCGGCGAAGGCGACAACGACCGAGGCTGCCAGCAAAGTGGCCAGCGCTGCGCTACCCGCCTGCTGTGCCAGCACCCACACCAGCCACGCGTAAGCGCCAAACATTGGGAACGCCAGGCCGCGTTTGAGTACATCCATCCACGCACCGGGACGCGGCAGGAATTTAGCCAGCGCCGGGAACAGTGAAACCAGCGTGAACGGCGCAGCAAAGCCGAGCGCCAATGCAAAGAAAATCACCAAGGCTACGGCAGGCGGTTGTACCAGTG
The nucleotide sequence above comes from Pantoea nemavictus. Encoded proteins:
- a CDS encoding methionine ABC transporter permease, encoding MSLAIDRLWVGLLDTLLMVGVSSLLALALGLPMAVILVVTGRGDLFPSPLLNRVLGWVVNLFRSIPFLILMVALIPFTRWIVGTTYGVWAAVVPLTLAATPFFARIAEVSLREVDKGLTEAAQAMGFHRWHIIWHVLLPEARPGIVSGFTITLVTMINASAMAGAIGAGGLGDLAYRYGYQRFDMQVMLTVIVVLVALVTVLQFFGDRLSRRLNHR
- a CDS encoding protein-disulfide reductase DsbD family protein; this encodes MLTAMLAAFIGGIILNLMPCVFPVVSLKALGLLRHTDNAASARREGLGFLLGVVVTMMALAGILLAARAGGAAVGWGFQLQSPLVIALLSLVILAAALNLLGVFEVGLSVQRVGGSVDVGRGAFTRSALTGALAIIVATPCAAPFMASAIGYALVQPPAVALVIFFALALGFAAPFTLVSLFPALAKFLPRPGAWMDVLKRGLAFPMFGAYAWLVWVLAQQAGSAALATLLAASVVVAFAGWLYGMAQHRHFAGKSHKVLFAVTAVLIVAVIAPLPSLMKPGAGLAGDQLTADVIKAKWTPQAVAAQRGHGKAIFVDFTASWCITCQVNEKTSLSTQAVKDALAKTGTLYMVADSTKFNPDVDDTMSEFGQGGLPMYLVYPADGGPPKVLPQVLTPSIVVNALNQAASKKA
- a CDS encoding SDR family oxidoreductase, coding for MQKQALIVGISGVIGRALAEKLQREGWQVSGLSRGRGAVPEGCRSLTADLTDADAVRAALAQEKPDALFFSVWSRQENEKENIRVNGGMVRNVIEALGERLNGAHVALVTGLKHYLGPFEAYGKGAVPVTPFREEQGRQPVDNFYYAQEDEVFAGAEKYGYRWSVHRPHSIVGFALGNAMNMGQTLAVYATLCREQGLPFIFPGSPEQWNGVSDVTDAGLLAEQLLWAATAAEAANQDFNAVNGDVFRWNWLWPRLAAYFGVEAAAYPAQMMPLEGRMQEAADAWRDVAARYQLREADITKLASWWHTDADLGRPMEAFTDMSKSRKAGFTGYRSTLDSFTQLFDRLKAEKVIPQ
- a CDS encoding MetQ/NlpA family ABC transporter substrate-binding protein; its protein translation is MKIARQFALAASVALLAFSAVAAENYSGPLKVGTTAAFAPPLETAVAEAKKQGLNVELVEFTDWTAPNVSVENGDIDVNLFQHKPFLENANQQGGFHLVPFAPAIINNIGLYSKKHTAIDQIPDGGTVAIANDPINGARGLLLLQKAKLITLKPGAGLKSTVDDIVSNPKHLKIIEVEAVQLSRSLDEVDLAQGYPHYLRLSKTIDPNKALLFDGLEHPEYVIQFVIRDGHQNDPRLAKFVDIYQHSPVVRAKLDDFYGKLYQPGWSQ
- a CDS encoding methionine ABC transporter ATP-binding protein, whose product is MVSLTLPGERDALLSPTAETAGRVHVQIRGLSKRYPGQSLDALKAVDLQVKRGEIFGIIGRSGAGKSTLIRCLNRLENPTSGQVVIDGIDLGSLSDRQLVDWRRRTGMIFQHFNLLSAKTVRENIELPMKVAGVPAAERRRKVDELLALVGLEQRQHAWPAQLSGGQKQRVGIARALVHDPELLLCDEATSALDPETTRAILALLKKINQQRHITIILITHEMDVVHDLCHQVAVIDQGEIIERGPVWQVYSDPQQETTRQLLNPQFSALPEAIQPLLTPMRQRTDSRLLVRLRYTGQGAQPDLAALSTRVAGELTLLFSAVEWVDGKPTGQMLLLLEACHESDAARALLTSVADQLEIPGYVTGY
- a CDS encoding LysR family transcriptional regulator, whose translation is MHDQRLKDIVPFVASVESGSFAAAAERLHLTGSAVSKSVTRLETRLGSRLLERTTRSLKLTDAGNAYYQTCLRIMEELAEAEAVLAAQRTIPSGRLRLAVPNTYGRLSVMPLLIPFCQQHPDVELNLTFSDRFIDLFDEGIDVAVRIGGSPDLPASLGCRQMGRERMVFCASADYLARVGRPNSESELLQHQAILYERVDGSTKPWLFTTEDGYPHWRNVPHRMALGDVDAQVQAVCGGLGVAQMPSWLIREPLARGDLQIILPEQQPEGLALTLIWPRRKQLLPKVDALLAALGELQIR
- the yahO gene encoding DUF1471 family periplasmic protein YahO; translation: MKKLIFVLLASSLSFSAFAAELMTKVEFEKVKDQYVEVGEISTSGETDAASAKEELSKKADEKGGDIYIVTSANTNNKIYGTAIVYKKK
- a CDS encoding NrsF family protein, yielding MTDHELLIEKLGREMRPVKPLRSTGWRVFAWLLLALPCGIAASLLVQRSFTDWAQPGALQAMSQLALAFVLGTLAIRSAFDMSIAGRRSISWKALLPIGLLWLGMSLSQIPGEVPLVHDNDSTRCFTFLLVVSTPMMVLMIASLRRTRALHPVRSLAMAGLGVSCMAVTLLAFCHPVHLHPLDFVMHLAAIVTIVAMTVLVGKRWVTLK
- the yiaK gene encoding 3-dehydro-L-gulonate 2-dehydrogenase, yielding MTRITFEIMQSTIEQALLNAGMAAKPAALCAQIHTETSCDGIPSHGLNRVARFVDYLQKGWVDAHAVPERVKSLSVMEVWDGQRGAGITNAVLAVDRATELAREHGMGLVAMRNTTHWMRGGTYGWRAAEQGMAAICWTNTESCMPAWGGKNTRLGNNPFVMAVPGKQGPLVLDMAMSQYSYGKLQVTRLQGEQLPYPGGFDQQGNLTRDPAPIEQSMRILPTGFWKGSGMAILLDAMAALLSGGSCTAEIDAIQQGSCTGASQIFMVFDPAQLSGKAFTEQLAETIQQYVNGSAVAEGFSSVTWPGQRQKATRERNRSEGIPVDEGVWREVQQLAAGG
- a CDS encoding sigma-70 family RNA polymerase sigma factor, whose translation is MQTSDSARESWPALMEQAQAGNQLAYTRLLKALVPVIRSQVRKQISDEALVEDVIQDVLLTVHRVRHTYNSAYPFLPWLLAIISARAIDALRRRGRHQQWEVNDEALPEAASAPIAPRQESQEELAGYLRQLPARQRDIVEHVHLREMSLTEAAAHNNLSVSAVKSLLHRALTNLRRFGANHDRS
- a CDS encoding MFS transporter; its protein translation is MINRSEEKPIKLRNMLAYGGGDVFGGGSFTILGLWLMYFYTTYGGLSPAEAGAVIAFARLLDAFFDPLMGYVTDHFWRNRLGQRFGRRGFFFLIGAPLVFFSYIMMWVSDMGFAYYLATYILFYACYTLVIVPYETLAAEMAHDFHVRSRLTGVRMFFSMGAGILAAWLPGAIIAVLGDDASSSFLYMAVIFATLFAIVIFGLYFFTWERAIEITEKPAPVEFKRDMKALFRSLLSTFQVRTFRQHVGMYLGAYVALDVLGAVLAYYIIFVLGHSAIDAANSMTFMSVVQFFCIAAWIPFCIHIGNGAAYKLAQYLMLTSVALFISFYAFGNSAQMWMVWGAAIVMGMGRSGTQYVCWNIYSFIPDVDEMLTGQRREGIFAGVMTFVRKAVQAVALFIVGLVLQSYGFAGKGAVSQPPEAVHGIALVFGIGALIFLVVGLFSARGFSLNRNNHALLIAEIQRRHAGGNGAEASAETRAVAEKLTGWPWASLWGKNDIMQRIDPRAENLTAKGNQQHDTHNL